The DNA segment TTTAATTCAAACTCCTACTCAAATGTTTACCCAATAATTTCTATGAAAATTCTCGTGTGTGCCTTTCACCCTAATATCGCCGAGTCTCGCGTCAACAAGCGATGGCTCGAAGTTGTTAATAGCGATCCTCAAATTACTATTCACGAAGTATACAGCACCTATTCCAACTGGTCATTTGACCTCAAAGTCGAACAACAATTAATGGAAAACCACGATCGCATTGTATTTCAACATCCTTTTCAGTGGTATAGCGTACCGCCTCTGATGAAAAAATGGCTTGATGATGTGCTTGACTACGGTTGGGCTTATGGTTCTGGTGGAACTGCTTTAGTAGGAAAACAATGGCTTTGTGCGATTTCAACTGGGGCTTCAGCCGAATCCTATCAATTAGGAGGAAGTAACGGCTATTGTATAGGTGAGTTTCTTAAACCTCTCCAGCAAACTGCTATTCTCGTCGGAATGGAATTCTTACCACCCTTTATTTTTCACGGCGCATTGCAAGCATCCACTAAAGATATTGATGCATCTGCCGAAAAATTTCATTACTACATTAAAGACTCAACCTTAAGTCCTCAAATTCAGCGCATAAAACTATTAGAAGCAATGAGCTAATCTGTATGGAAAAAATTTCAACTAATCAAACCTTACTGTCTGCAAGTATCCTGGCGCGAGGTTTTGTTGACGATCCGATGTGGAAGTTTATCTTACCTAGATCGCAAAATCGTCTTGAAATTTTAGCAGCAATGTTTGAGGTGTTTGTCGATGATGGAATTAAACGGGTGAAGTGCTGTTAGCTTCCCAAGAACGAGGTGCAGTAATTTGGTATCCAGCCGAAGTAAATGTTTTTGATGAGGCTTTTGTTGATGTCGAAGCAAAGATAAATACAATTGCTGCTGATTTTAATGAGTTCGGCGCAATAAAACGCTTAGAGCAAATTGGCAAAAAAGTACAGCCTATAGCTCCCGCTATTCCCCATCATGAAATTTTTTGGCTTGCTACAATACCAGAATTTCGTGGACAAGGTATTGGAAGTGGCTTGCTTAAACTTATTCTTGATGATGCTGATGCTCAAAAAGCTGGTTGTTATCTAGTTTCATCTAATCCAAACAACATATTGTTTTATAAAGCTCGTGGCTTCCAGCAATATTCTTTAATTTCAATTAACTCTAAATTGACCTTAATCGCTATGTGGCGCGGTTCTTATCCTAGTAATTTCACTCTCATTACCAACAATTAAAATAAATACAATGTATTATTATGTATTTACATAAATACATAATTTCACAATTTCACAATTTCATAATTATAAAATTGCAAATTGCCTTCATTTACATGATATAAGTCTATTCGGACAAACTTCCAAGCCTGCTAGCCTGAAGCCAAACTGCGAATTTAAAATTTTAGAATTACATAATTGCAAAAACTCAAAATTCCGAAATTATGTAATTCTGAAATTACAATAAGCAGAATTAGCGAACAATCGCAATTGCTAAAGTCAGAGTTTGAACACCTTTAATACCAACATCTTTCTATTTTGTAATTACACAATTATAAAATTATAGATTTACATATTTTTATAATTTCACCATTTTACAATTACAGGTGTTAGATTGGGCGATGTAAAATTTTAAGCACAATACGGCAATATGGACATTTGTGTATTGGGGTTGAAGGGAGGCATAGGCAAAACGACTACAGCAATTCATATCGCAGCCTATATGCAACGGTTTGGGGAAACGTTATTGATTGATGCTGATAAAAATGGTTCTGCCTTGCAGTGGGCAGAGAAAGGACTATTGCCGTTTAACGTTTGTAACGTAGAGGGTTCGGTAAAACATATCCGAAAAGCAGAACACGTAATTACCGATACCAAAGCCAGACCAGAAAAGGAAGAGATTCAGGCGGTGGCAGAGGAATACGATCTCCTAATTTTGCCTACTCCGCCAAAAGCATTGGACATGGAGGCTCTGCTCAAAACCAGAGATATGCTGATTGATTACGGAACAAACTACAAAGTTTTGCTGACTATCACCCCTCCACCCAGAAGAAGACCAGGAGGAGGAGAAAAAATTCCCAGCACCAAAGAGAAAGAAGCTCGTGAATTATTAGAGATGGAAGAACTTCCAATCTTCAAATCTACGATCTATCAATATACGGCAGTAGAAAAATCGCCTTTATCTGGAGTGACGGTAGACAAATACGACGACTCTTACTCGGCGATCGCTTGGCAATGCTATGAAAACTTAGGGAGAGAAATTTACAATGGCGAAAAATAATCCCAGTCTGGCAGACCTCAGCCGTATGCGAAGGGAAGCGCGACAGAGTAACAAAGTTGAGACTTCACAAAAGTCTAATGTACAAGAAGTTACAACCGTTGAGCTTGAAGAACAAGGTAGTTCAGATAGAAGCGATTCTAAATCTAAAATCAGTAACGATTCAAAACTAAAAATAGTACCAGAATCAAAACCTGTTGAGATTGAAGAGCAAAAAAAGGTTGGTAGACCTAAAGGTATTAGAAGCAATCCTGATTACGAGTCTACAACTATTAGACTTCACAAACAGGTTAAAGCTAAAGCGCGTTACATACTATCTACTCAGCCTGAAAAAATGGACTTACAGACTTTGCTTAATAACTTGTTGGAAGACTTTGTTCGTGAACAAGAAACATAATTATGTAATTACACAATTCTGAAAATATAGAATTACCCTATTGAGATTAGATAGCTCAATTAGATTCGGCTATAAGCTTTATTCAAAGCCGATTTACAGCTACTATGCCATCAAACTCCGAAGTAAATGAGCGGAAAGTTTTTTAGCCAATTCGTCAGATTTTATATTTTCGTTATTGACTATCAATAAATCGTAGAGCGTCCAATTAATCGTCCCGACAATACTATTCAGAGCAATTTGAATATCTACGTTGCTACTAAAATAACCGCGATCGCTTCCTGTTTCTAAAATAGTTTGCAAAATACTGCGGTATGTCTGTCTTGTTTCTCGCAGTTGTTCAATTGCCACTTCGTTACCATAACCAATTTGCATAAAAAACAGTTTAATCAGTCCTTGATGAGACTGGAAATAGCGTAATGTTAAAACTATTACTTGATGTAATTGTTCTCTAGGGTCATTGTTTGGCTCAATTTTCTGCTGAATTTGGCGATGCAAAATTTTTAGACGATCGACCATAATGGCAGTCAGTAATTCTTGCTTGTTTTGGAAATGTCGGTAAAATAATCCCACCGATACACCAGCAGTTTGAGCAACCAACTGAGGTTTAGCGCGATCGTAACCATTACATAAAAGTAATTCCCCCGCTTCAAGTAATGCTTGATATCTCCTCTCAACATCGTAACGAGGTTGGGTCGAATTTGATAACTTCTCCATCTAGAACTACTAATGGTAAACTATGGGAGTGAATATTATTCACTCAATAATTATCATATCATGAGGTGCTATGTATGCCAGAACAAACCTTTATTCAAACTGACTCTGCATCATGGTCAAATCTAGAAAAATTTCCAGGGACAAGTTTTTTACCGTTAGCCGAACCAGTACCCCAAGGATCGATCCATTTACTAAGAATGAAGGCAGGGACAATAATTCCCGTTCATACCCATCCTTGTAATGAATACGTTTATGTATTGAATGGTGTTGTTGAAACTAATGGCAACAAATGTTTAGCAGGTACATTTTGGATAACTCCCGCTCATACCCAGCAGGGTTCTCATCGAGCCATTACTGACGTTGAAATTATTACTGTTCGCCTGGGAAAAATGGGTGAATTTAAATCACTAAAATAACTACCAGTGCAAATTAGAGCTGATTCCTAATTTAGTTTGTTTATTCGGCAGAATAAAGTGGTGTACCTTGGTGAAATTCTAATTTCCATTCGCCGCTCTGTTTAGACCATAGAGAGCTTCTTAAGCCTTTTTCAAGTCCATCTTGATAATTAACAGAACTAATATAAGTAACCTGAGCAATGTCCTCTCTAATAAGACTTACTTTAAAATTTGATAGAGGAAGATCTGCTGGTATTTCTGAAGGTTCGCAACAAATCGTCATTTCTCTTGTATATGTTTTGCCAGACCTACCAATCTCAAAAAAATCTGAGGATAAAACCTTATTCATCCAATTCTTATCAAAACGAGTTTCTGCTTTCCATAATTTTTCTTCCAAATCTTTTAGTTCATTAAAATCTTCGTCTGAAATTTTCATCTTATTTGCTCTTTGTTTTGTTCTAACTTCCAAGCACTTAATAAAGATACCATTCCTGCTTCTAAGATAATTATCGCAGTCGAAAAAGTCTCACTAAAATCATAACTTAGAGAAGATAATGTAATTACATAACTATAAAAATACGAAATTATGGAAATATAGAGTTACATAATTTCAAAGAGAAAATTTATGTAAGATCCTTAGTATCTATATAGATCTCATACGGTTTCCATCAACGTAAATTTAGCTTAAACCAGTTGACTATGATTACGTCTTTTACTTTCAATATTGACTGCTTTAATTGTTTGAATAGCCAACTTTACGTCTGATAATAGACCACGAACGTAATCTCGCATTGTTTGATTCTCGCTCGACTTGACGAACTATCTTAAATCCCATTTGCTGCCATAGACGAAGCACTTTACTGTTTACCTTCGCAACAGAACCCATAACATAGTTCATTCCTTGCTGAGCTATATACTGCTCGAATTCTTCGAGCAGTGGGTTGAGTAGTCCTTTACGACGATATGCAGGTGCAAGCATAATAAGTCCAATCCACCAATCTTTGTCTTCTGGATAGTTTTGCATACCCTCAAGTAGACCTATTAACTCATCCTGCGAATTGAAAATGCCCAGCATATATTTATCATGCAAAGATCTACCTTCTGGTACTGCGGTAAATTCTTCTATAGCTGCTGTTGGCGAGGGGGGTCTTCCTTCTATTATGTGGCTGTAGTCAGCGCACTTTTCATAAAGCTGCTGAAGTATATCGGCATCGTTTATTTCTAAAGTCTTTACTGAGTAATTAAGATTGCTAAACTCAAACGCTGTTACACCAACCATATTTACAAAACAAGCTTTTTAAATTTACCGTCAATATTAACAATATAATGCTATCGTTAGAGGTAATTTTTGTAATTACAAAAATCCATAATTGCGTAATTCCAAAATTATGTTTGTTCCGATCGGCTAAAATAACGATTTCGATTTTTTCTTACCTAGTGGTCGTTTAAATCCTTTTGGTTTCTGCTTCTTCGATTCGGAATTACTTTCCTGTATGACAATCTCAGGAGCTTTAGCTTTGGCTGGTTGCAAATCGATAAATTTTTGCACTTCCTTCGACCAATCCTTTTCTACCAAACTTACAGGATAGATATCTAGATATTTTTCTCGCCAGTATTTTTGATGAATCGATCGCGGAGCATTAGGATGGTCTGAACCTACTAGGGAATTACCCCAGAGAAGATCGACGCGATCGACTAAGTAAAATACGGGCATGGCAAACCACGGACAATATAGATACCAGTTAACCAGACAGGCTTTGAGCAGTAGTTTATCGATATCAGTTCCCACCATATTCAAAACTTGATTGCTAGGTTCGAGGGTCATTACTCCCGTACCAATCGCAGGTTCGTAGCCGATTTGTAGGCGAGTGTCTAGATTATCGCTAAAAAGCATTTTCGCCATTGCGATCGCTACTGTGTTGGGAGTGGGAAAATATCCTGTATGCTTCTGCGAACCCTTTCCTTTTGCTTCAACTATTAAGTTCCCCCAATAATCTTGGGGTTGGTAGAGTAGATGAAACAGATTAAACAACTGATATAGAACCATGCTGCATCCTTCACAGCCACTTGGTTCGGCAGGTAATTGGCTAAACCAGGGATGAGGATGTCCAAAGCCGTATAGCAACCAGTCCAGAAAATATTCTATTCTGGTCAACAGACTTGTATAACCACCTTTTGTCAGCATTTTATCCAGGCAAATTTCTAGCATTTTGCGTCCTTTGTTGTGACTGAAAACACCACCTTCACCGAAGGAGATCGGCGGAATTAGTTCTTTTGGCAGAATATGTTGTTGAATATTTGTCAGTCTTATTTGGGGATCTGGTTCTTGCAGCAGGTGAAACTTATTTGCTGGGACGAGTTGGAGTCGATGCCAATATTCCCATCTGCCATAAAGCAAAGCATCGTGATTATATAGATGGGGAAACAGCCAACCTGGTTTTAGATCGCGTTTGAGATGGGGAATATATTCGGTTTTTAAAGGGCGATCGTACTCTTCTTTGGCGATCGCCTCTTTGTTGGGAACTAGGCTATAAACTGAAAAATATTTCAAAGCATTAAAAGGTTATTGGTACACCTTTTTGCAGTTGCCAAACTCTAAATCTCAGTTTTGCCGATTAAAATAGTGAATACTCTTCTCAATCTAAATTCAGCCAATGTCCAAGACTATTGCTTTAATCGGTAACAATATTTTTTATGGTCTGGGATTACAGAAATATATCCCCGACTACGAATTGAAAAATATTTCCTCCCAGCATCTTGAAAGAGACTTCTCAAAGCTTTTAAAAGGAATCGATCTGGTTTTGGTTAATAGTGAGTTGGCTTCGCCTGAAAAGACAATAGATTTGATTAAATCCATTCTGGAAAATCAAACCCAGGTCATCTATTTAGCCCACAACCAAGACAAACTAATTACCCAGCTATATTCAATTGGTTGCCAGGGAATTGTCGAGCAGCAACGAGTTGAAGAGCAATTATCGATCGCGATTAAAGCAGTCAAGAGTGGTGGAACTTATTACTCTCAGGGTTTATTTGACAATAGCCAAATGATTTTACTCGGACCTTTACTAGAACTGTTTAAAGAACTAGATTCGACGAAGCAAAAGCTCACGCCTAAAGAAAGAGAAATTGCTGAGTTTTATACAGAAGGGTTATCTCTAACTGACATTATGAAAGAGTTACAGATTTCTAAATCAACTATTAATACCCACATGGAATCGATTAGAAATAAGTTTCAGGTTAATTCTAATCGCGAGATTATTACTAAGTATCAGATCGGTCGGTTAAAGTCTATCAACGTCTAATAACAGCACATCAGCATTAGTTTAGCCGTTAGGTTGCAAGCATTGTAGGTTAATTCGTGTTTGGTAATTTCAATTTGGTTATTGAGCCAAACCAACTGCTCAACTGAAATATGCTGTAGTTCGCGACGCAGAAAATACAGTCGTTTGACATTGCCGATTTGAGCAAACATAGCAATCTCGGCATCATTGAGATTACTGCAAATTCCAATATCAGTTTGCATCAACAAGGTAAACTGAGTTCCCAGACTTGCTAAAATAGCGCGACCGTCAGTAAAAGCCGTTAGTTTAGTAACATAATCTGGAATTTCGCTACGCCTGCGTTGCAAAATCATTTCTTTAAGTTCAATCGCACTGGCATATTCAGAAGGAATTACTTCTTTAACTAAAGCCAGGTTGGGATTAGTAGACAGTACGGCAATAGTCGCCAGACCGTTACGCAGCAGGGAAAAATTGTTGTTAAGTGCGTGGCGCAGATACTCTTTGACCTCGAAAGACAAATTCAATCCAAATTGACCAGCATAAAAGTCTATTCCTCGTTCTATGCCCTGCTTGTTCCAATTGGTAGGTAACTTAGAATCACTAACTATATAAGGTTTGAGAGCTTGCCCTAATTTAGTTCGGCTATCGAGATTTTCTAAAACTAGAAAAAGCAGATTTTTTGACTTATGGAGTCGAGGAATTTGGCTTAAATTTAGGCTGTTTAATTCCCCATCGGATAGTTCTAAAACTGTGGCGGTAACTTCGCCCATTAAGTTAAGAGTAAGGCATTTAATCCAGGCTTGTTTGATGTCTTCTAGGGTCGAATATTTTTCCAATCCGTAGTTGGCTAGTATGTGTTTTATCTGTTGTTCGATTAATGCCCGATCGTTTCCTGTGAAAATAAATAGCATGAGGTGAAAACATTTAATATTTGGCGGCAGCCAGCCCCAAACAATATTTATGGCTGGCTACTCACTCTATTTTTGAGAAGGAGCGTAAGGTTTGTGTCCTGTAGGAAATGCAAACTGATGTTGTGCTGTAGGTACAGAAGGCTGTAGCGGTTGACGATCTACAACAGTTGGAGAATTAGCCTGTAAACTCGAAGATAATTGAGGTAGAGTTTGCACTGAGTTAGCTGATACATCAGATGAAGGCTGAGATACAGTAAAAGTAGAAACATTACTTGATGAATCGATCTGAGTCACTTCCATCTCTCTATTATCAGATGGTTGCCACACTGTTAGGGCATGATACAAAGCCAAGCGACAGTTGGCTTGAACATTAGAACTATTACCTAACTTACCGATCGCGGGTATTATTACCTTTAAAATTCGATTGGCATTAGTCACAAAATGGGGGCTGGTTTCAGGCATCGCCATAATCTCAATTGCTAGATCTATTAAGTCCGTTAGTAGCTGTTTGGAATAAAATCCTTGCTGGCAAACTCTTTGCAAAACTTTGTCGATCTCTAAATAGTCTTGGTTTTCAAAAGCGACAAATAAACTTTGTAGTTCATCCCTAGCAATTTGAGGACAGAGAGCGGCAACTGAAACCCCTTCGCAAACTGTTCCTAAAGTCTGTAGTGACTGTCTAATCGAACCTTTGTTGTATTCGTAAATCCTTTGCGCTTCTTGTTCGCTTAAGTAAATCCCCTCATGATAAGCAACGTTGAGCAAATACCCCGTAACTAAATCGCGGGGTACAGTCCCAAATCTCAGAATTCTTGCCCGCGAACGAATAGTTTCGAGTAATTTATCTTCTTCGGTAGTACAGAGAATAAATACTGTGTCTTGAGGAGGATCTTCTAACAGCTTGAGCATCGCATTTTGAGCGGGCTTGCTCATTTGATGGCACTCATCGACGATGAAGACGCGATATTTTGAATCTAGGGTATTAATCTGACACCTTTCAATAATACCTCGTACATCATCGACCCCATTTTTATCCGCACCGTTAATCTCGTTAATCGCTAAATGGCGATCGCTAAGGTGACTCAGACAGCTACTACACCGATTACAGGGTTCGACTCCTACTTTTTCCTTACAGTTTAAGCTTCTCGCCATGATTCTAGCTAGAGTAGTCTTGCCAGAACCAGAAGCCCCAACTAGAAGAAAGGTAGTTTGTAATGGTGTCTGCACCAGACTTGCTTGAGCGATCGCCACGGCTACTTGTTGTCCGACGACCTGAGCAAATTCAATCGGTCGATATTTTATTGGTAAATTCATCTCTTCAAAGATTTTTTGCCGTACCCAGACTTAAAGTTCGAGTACTTTTGTTCTCTTCACCCGTCCGACAGGACTACCAATCACTCTGCCACCAACTGAGTTAGGCAGTATAAGGCATCATCATCCTCGATCGAGATATTGTTGCAAGCTATGTCCTCACCCTCTTCAGGTACTAAATCCAACTGAAGTGCGATCGTTTCCGATCTGACTGAAGCGACTACCTTAACTAGATAATCGATCGGCAAACTAAGTCTAATGGGTTCTTTAGCATCGTCATTACTACAGTAAATATTTTCCGCACCGCTACCTGCTTCAGTCGATTGAATCAGGGTGCATTCTTCACCATCGATTCTAAATTCAATCTCAGAAGATGCTACCTGATGTCTTTTTAAAGCTGCTTGAAGTTCGTTGCGATTAAACTCTACTGAAGTATCGTTTCGGGCGACCGTAGCTTTAATCTTTTCCAAATCGGGGAACTTACCTTTGAGAGTTTGGACGGTACATTCAACATTTCCCCAACTAAATCTCACTGACTTTTCTGAAACAGACAAAGTAAAGTCTTCGGCGTTATTGGCAATAAAAGTCGCTGCTCTTCTTGGCAAAACTAAGATGAGATTATCTATTGCAGCCATATCATCAGTTTCTACCGAATCTACCCGTAACTTAATATGTCCCATTCCTGGTTCTGAGATACCTGTTACGGTCAATTCTAAAGAGTCAGAATCTTCCGACTCAGCCGTTACTGGTTTAAGTTGAAGACAGATACCGCTGACAATGTTTTTAAGATCGCTGTCAGTAAAAGGAGCAACCCGATCTAAAGCCTGTTTGAATTCCGAAGC comes from the Myxosarcina sp. GI1 genome and includes:
- a CDS encoding NAD(P)H-dependent oxidoreductase, giving the protein MKILVCAFHPNIAESRVNKRWLEVVNSDPQITIHEVYSTYSNWSFDLKVEQQLMENHDRIVFQHPFQWYSVPPLMKKWLDDVLDYGWAYGSGGTALVGKQWLCAISTGASAESYQLGGSNGYCIGEFLKPLQQTAILVGMEFLPPFIFHGALQASTKDIDASAEKFHYYIKDSTLSPQIQRIKLLEAMS
- a CDS encoding N-acetyltransferase, whose amino-acid sequence is MLLASQERGAVIWYPAEVNVFDEAFVDVEAKINTIAADFNEFGAIKRLEQIGKKVQPIAPAIPHHEIFWLATIPEFRGQGIGSGLLKLILDDADAQKAGCYLVSSNPNNILFYKARGFQQYSLISINSKLTLIAMWRGSYPSNFTLITNN
- a CDS encoding ParA family protein; this encodes MDICVLGLKGGIGKTTTAIHIAAYMQRFGETLLIDADKNGSALQWAEKGLLPFNVCNVEGSVKHIRKAEHVITDTKARPEKEEIQAVAEEYDLLILPTPPKALDMEALLKTRDMLIDYGTNYKVLLTITPPPRRRPGGGEKIPSTKEKEARELLEMEELPIFKSTIYQYTAVEKSPLSGVTVDKYDDSYSAIAWQCYENLGREIYNGEK
- a CDS encoding TetR/AcrR family transcriptional regulator; amino-acid sequence: MEKLSNSTQPRYDVERRYQALLEAGELLLCNGYDRAKPQLVAQTAGVSVGLFYRHFQNKQELLTAIMVDRLKILHRQIQQKIEPNNDPREQLHQVIVLTLRYFQSHQGLIKLFFMQIGYGNEVAIEQLRETRQTYRSILQTILETGSDRGYFSSNVDIQIALNSIVGTINWTLYDLLIVNNENIKSDELAKKLSAHLLRSLMA
- a CDS encoding cupin domain-containing protein, which encodes MPEQTFIQTDSASWSNLEKFPGTSFLPLAEPVPQGSIHLLRMKAGTIIPVHTHPCNEYVYVLNGVVETNGNKCLAGTFWITPAHTQQGSHRAITDVEIITVRLGKMGEFKSLK
- a CDS encoding DUF4440 domain-containing protein; its protein translation is MKISDEDFNELKDLEEKLWKAETRFDKNWMNKVLSSDFFEIGRSGKTYTREMTICCEPSEIPADLPLSNFKVSLIREDIAQVTYISSVNYQDGLEKGLRSSLWSKQSGEWKLEFHQGTPLYSAE
- a CDS encoding GNAT family N-acetyltransferase — its product is MVGVTAFEFSNLNYSVKTLEINDADILQQLYEKCADYSHIIEGRPPSPTAAIEEFTAVPEGRSLHDKYMLGIFNSQDELIGLLEGMQNYPEDKDWWIGLIMLAPAYRRKGLLNPLLEEFEQYIAQQGMNYVMGSVAKVNSKVLRLWQQMGFKIVRQVERESNNARLRSWSIIRRKVGYSNN
- a CDS encoding LuxR C-terminal-related transcriptional regulator, yielding MSKTIALIGNNIFYGLGLQKYIPDYELKNISSQHLERDFSKLLKGIDLVLVNSELASPEKTIDLIKSILENQTQVIYLAHNQDKLITQLYSIGCQGIVEQQRVEEQLSIAIKAVKSGGTYYSQGLFDNSQMILLGPLLELFKELDSTKQKLTPKEREIAEFYTEGLSLTDIMKELQISKSTINTHMESIRNKFQVNSNREIITKYQIGRLKSINV
- a CDS encoding AAA family ATPase, which gives rise to MNLPIKYRPIEFAQVVGQQVAVAIAQASLVQTPLQTTFLLVGASGSGKTTLARIMARSLNCKEKVGVEPCNRCSSCLSHLSDRHLAINEINGADKNGVDDVRGIIERCQINTLDSKYRVFIVDECHQMSKPAQNAMLKLLEDPPQDTVFILCTTEEDKLLETIRSRARILRFGTVPRDLVTGYLLNVAYHEGIYLSEQEAQRIYEYNKGSIRQSLQTLGTVCEGVSVAALCPQIARDELQSLFVAFENQDYLEIDKVLQRVCQQGFYSKQLLTDLIDLAIEIMAMPETSPHFVTNANRILKVIIPAIGKLGNSSNVQANCRLALYHALTVWQPSDNREMEVTQIDSSSNVSTFTVSQPSSDVSANSVQTLPQLSSSLQANSPTVVDRQPLQPSVPTAQHQFAFPTGHKPYAPSQK